Proteins found in one Plasmodium knowlesi strain H genome assembly, chromosome: 12 genomic segment:
- a CDS encoding ubiquitin-conjugating enzyme E2, putative: MQLGKCVITWCVVLLTLLLKSNFVKCKNLKNSNPFGENTSWGSTLINITNSSRTKLKRAVAKGMILPQMKKRNTHKHINRVTKRLCTINPHNSANKSCSLEPSTSVKKHMRTKYNMGNANYRIQKELHNFLNNPPINCTLDVHPNNIRIWIVKYVGLQNTIYANEVYKLKIIFPDDYPLKPPIVYFLQKPPKHTHVYSNGDICLSLLGDDYNPSLSISGLVLSIISMLSSAKEKKLPIDNYTHADAKPGSNQNNFLYHDDKC, translated from the coding sequence atgcagCTAGGGAAATGTGTAATAACATGGTGTGTAGTCCTACTAACATTACTTCTAAAGAGCAATTTTgtgaaatgcaaaaatttgaaaaatagtAATCCATTTGGCGAAAATACATCATGGGGGAGCACACTGATCAATATAACTAATAGCTCAAGGACTAAGCTAAAAAGAGCAGTGGCAAAAGGTATGATATTAccccaaatgaagaaaagaaatacacaCAAACACATTAACAGGGTTACAAAGCGATTATGCACGATTAATCCGCACAATAGTGCTAACAAGAGCTGTAGCTTAGAACCATCGACAAGCGTTAAGAAACACATGAGAACCAAGTACAACATGGGAAACGCAAACTACAGAATACAGAAGGAGTTACATAACTTTCTGAATAACCCCCCTATTAACTGCACCCTAGATGTACACCCAAATAATATCCGAATCTGGATTGTGAAATATGTAGGATTGCAAAATACTATATATGCTAATGAAGTTTACAAACTTAAGATAATATTTCCAGATGATTATCCTCTGAAGCCCCCCATTGTCTATTTTTTACAGAAGCCACCTAAACATACTCATGTGTATTCTAATGGAGACATATGTTTAAGCCTGCTCGGTGATGACTACAACCCTAGTTTATCCATTTCCGGCTTAGTCCTATCCATTATATCTATGTTATCTTCTgctaaggagaaaaaattgccaattGATAATTACACACATGCTGATGCGAAACCGGGGAGCAACCAGAACAATTTTCTCTACCACGATGATAAATGCTGA